In a genomic window of Sutcliffiella sp. FSL R7-0096:
- a CDS encoding ABC transporter ATP-binding protein, with product MILEVKDLNYYYQDGENRRFILKDTNISFEKGKFYTILGQSGSGKSTFLSLISALDTPQNGSILFNGQDIKGIGYDYYRRNNVGIIFQNYNLIPTFTAVENVLIPMSITENPLPDDKMTVAYNLLDYIGIGKSKADRRVNQLSGGEQQRVAIARSLATNVELILADEPTGNLDEEMEQEIIAIFKKLAHEHQKCVIVVTHSQEVAQQSDKIFQLKKGVLAPYE from the coding sequence ATGATATTAGAAGTAAAAGACTTGAACTATTACTACCAAGATGGTGAGAATCGCCGTTTTATATTAAAAGATACAAACATTTCCTTTGAAAAAGGAAAGTTTTATACCATCTTAGGACAATCGGGTTCTGGAAAGAGTACTTTTCTATCCCTTATAAGTGCCTTGGATACGCCACAAAATGGATCTATCTTGTTTAATGGACAAGATATTAAAGGTATTGGTTATGATTATTATCGCCGCAATAATGTGGGGATCATTTTTCAAAACTATAATCTGATCCCCACCTTCACAGCGGTGGAAAATGTATTAATTCCGATGTCAATCACAGAAAACCCGTTACCTGATGATAAAATGACTGTCGCATACAATCTACTAGATTATATCGGCATTGGGAAAAGTAAGGCGGATCGCAGGGTAAACCAACTTTCTGGTGGAGAACAGCAACGTGTGGCCATAGCAAGATCCTTAGCAACAAATGTGGAGTTAATCCTTGCTGATGAGCCAACAGGAAACCTGGATGAAGAAATGGAACAAGAAATCATCGCTATTTTTAAGAAATTAGCGCACGAACATCAAAAGTGCGTTATCGTGGTAACTCATTCCCAAGAAGTTGCTCAACAATCTGATAAAATATTTCAACTGAAAAAGGGTGTCTTAGCTCCGTATGAGTGA
- a CDS encoding ROK family protein yields MGEMMECILTIDIGGTFTKIACISRAGKLEGKKEIETPGSCKSFLQWVQNQFKTYSKKYSIIGIGVSSPGSVSSTGDVLGYSSVPFVHEQNVKQLLEEYFKLPVFMENDANCAALAEMWNGAAATIDTYACVICGTGIGGAIVINKKLYKGANLHGGEFGYILLDREFSASSTWSELGSSSAITRRLKKADPYFEKWSGPLVFEQAKAGHPEARKSLDTFFQTLAVGVFNIQYMLDPEKILIGGGITRQPGFLNELSKKLNEVLASKPFAEIRPSLSLCHYLDQAQLYGAAVGWKECYEKGDTVCLRD; encoded by the coding sequence ATGGGTGAAATGATGGAATGTATTTTGACGATTGATATTGGGGGGACTTTTACGAAGATTGCCTGTATTTCAAGGGCCGGAAAGCTAGAAGGCAAGAAGGAAATAGAAACACCGGGATCTTGTAAAAGCTTTCTTCAATGGGTGCAAAATCAGTTCAAAACGTATAGCAAGAAGTATTCCATCATTGGAATTGGTGTCAGTAGTCCTGGAAGTGTAAGTAGTACTGGGGATGTGCTTGGGTATAGTTCTGTACCTTTCGTCCATGAACAAAATGTTAAACAACTATTAGAAGAGTATTTTAAGTTACCTGTCTTTATGGAGAATGATGCGAATTGTGCGGCACTGGCAGAGATGTGGAATGGAGCAGCTGCAACTATCGATACATATGCTTGTGTGATTTGCGGTACAGGAATAGGCGGGGCGATTGTCATCAATAAGAAGCTCTATAAAGGGGCTAACTTGCATGGAGGAGAATTTGGATACATTCTTTTGGACCGTGAATTTTCTGCTTCTAGCACATGGAGTGAGTTGGGATCTTCCTCAGCAATTACACGCAGATTGAAAAAAGCTGACCCGTATTTTGAAAAATGGTCCGGACCGTTGGTTTTTGAGCAGGCAAAGGCAGGTCATCCTGAAGCGAGGAAGTCCCTAGATACATTTTTTCAAACGTTAGCGGTCGGGGTCTTTAATATACAGTATATGCTCGACCCTGAGAAGATTTTAATCGGTGGCGGAATTACAAGACAACCGGGATTTCTGAATGAACTTTCTAAGAAATTAAATGAGGTATTGGCATCAAAACCTTTTGCGGAAATCCGCCCCTCCCTCTCATTATGCCATTATCTTGATCAAGCACAATTATATGGAGCGGCTGTTGGCTGGAAAGAATGTTACGAGAAAGGAGATACGGTATGTTTACGAGATTAG
- a CDS encoding YesL family protein yields MFTRLGGFFTESSLWIWRIIQLNIMWIFHILLGGIVLGLFPATVAMFATTRKWLKGGIDYPMLQEYRNYYKDNFWKANALGWIYFLIGAFLVIDLLLVTQIQGIIALISTMIILFILVIYVFSFLYFFSYYVHFQQTFRNYLFQPFIITLISLKHNLLITIGLMMIGYLIQQFPGLIPFTLGVMPAYWVMKISMNRFKEVQYGSRHEIAGGQS; encoded by the coding sequence ATGTTTACGAGATTAGGTGGCTTTTTTACCGAATCAAGTTTATGGATTTGGAGAATCATTCAACTGAATATAATGTGGATTTTCCACATTCTGTTAGGAGGAATCGTCCTCGGTTTGTTCCCGGCCACGGTTGCGATGTTTGCAACTACAAGAAAGTGGTTAAAAGGCGGAATTGATTATCCGATGCTGCAAGAGTACCGGAATTATTATAAGGATAACTTTTGGAAGGCTAATGCTTTGGGCTGGATTTATTTTCTGATAGGCGCTTTCCTTGTAATCGACCTTCTATTAGTAACGCAAATACAAGGTATTATTGCTCTTATCAGCACGATGATCATTTTGTTTATTCTAGTAATCTATGTTTTCTCCTTTTTGTATTTCTTTAGCTATTACGTTCATTTCCAGCAAACCTTCAGAAACTATCTGTTTCAACCATTCATCATTACGCTGATTAGTTTGAAGCATAACTTATTGATAACTATCGGACTAATGATGATAGGCTATTTAATTCAGCAATTTCCTGGATTGATTCCATTCACATTAGGGGTAATGCCCGCATACTGGGTAATGAAGATTTCCATGAATCGATTTAAGGAAGTGCAATATGGCAGCAGACACGAAATAGCGGGAGGCCAATCATGA
- a CDS encoding ABC transporter permease gives MNFIKRGLLSITRNKGKSIILLLVIFVLGNLISGAISIQQATGNVETSIKEKLGAATTVELDYEALDEMSAEELGEYEIKNLDLDLIKKIGELSYVKYYDYNTNIHLGSKTLKSYRGEHQEDFEHVTDDSFLSMDFMIKGINYAPVLDFEEQKSKLTDGRVFKKEEIENGSSVAIISKKLADKNSLQIGDTFVLNSEIYGMNSDKPTAVRDVVLEVIGFFEPQSVKKEEGSNKDRGMYDWMDMDLQNTIYVPNEVVIAENRAHIEEYIKSDPEFAEMMENEEMSEYYSPIFVLNKPEDSASFEEEVKPLVPELYTVRKASDQYDTISAPIQSMSKLSNYVLIAAIITTVMIIGLVVLLFLRDRKRELGIYLSLGERRGRLVGQIILEVMIVSLIGITLSLFTGNYLAQGVSDTMINTEKGQTNEDYYMYPNSSMHSNLTTDDVLASYQVSLDASFIFLFYGVGIATILLSTILPLIYIIRLNPRKIML, from the coding sequence ATGAATTTTATTAAACGGGGATTGCTTAGCATTACAAGGAACAAAGGAAAGTCTATTATTTTATTGTTGGTCATTTTTGTGCTGGGTAATTTAATCTCAGGAGCAATTTCCATTCAACAAGCAACGGGGAATGTAGAGACAAGCATTAAAGAAAAATTAGGAGCAGCAACAACGGTCGAGCTTGATTACGAGGCTTTGGATGAAATGTCTGCTGAAGAATTGGGTGAGTATGAGATTAAAAACTTGGATCTCGACCTGATTAAGAAGATTGGAGAATTATCCTATGTAAAATACTATGACTATAATACCAATATTCATTTAGGTTCTAAAACGCTTAAAAGCTACAGAGGAGAGCATCAAGAAGATTTTGAGCATGTAACAGATGATTCTTTCTTAAGTATGGATTTTATGATAAAAGGGATTAATTATGCCCCTGTCCTTGATTTTGAAGAACAAAAATCAAAATTGACGGATGGTCGTGTTTTTAAGAAGGAAGAAATAGAGAATGGATCTTCTGTTGCTATTATTTCTAAAAAATTGGCTGATAAAAATAGCCTCCAAATCGGTGATACGTTCGTATTAAATAGTGAAATCTATGGTATGAATAGTGATAAACCTACTGCTGTTCGTGATGTGGTTTTAGAAGTAATAGGATTTTTTGAGCCGCAGTCGGTGAAGAAGGAAGAAGGATCGAACAAAGATAGAGGTATGTATGATTGGATGGATATGGATCTTCAAAATACCATTTATGTACCTAACGAAGTGGTAATAGCTGAAAATAGAGCACATATAGAAGAGTATATAAAGTCTGATCCGGAATTTGCAGAGATGATGGAAAATGAAGAGATGTCCGAATACTATTCGCCTATTTTTGTATTGAACAAGCCGGAGGATAGTGCTTCGTTTGAAGAAGAAGTAAAGCCATTGGTACCTGAATTGTATACGGTGCGAAAAGCTAGTGATCAATACGACACAATCTCTGCTCCTATTCAATCCATGTCTAAATTATCCAACTATGTATTGATTGCAGCAATTATCACAACCGTTATGATTATCGGTCTTGTTGTACTTCTGTTCTTACGTGATCGCAAACGTGAATTAGGTATCTACTTATCCCTAGGGGAGCGTCGTGGGCGTCTGGTTGGCCAAATCATTTTGGAAGTGATGATTGTTTCCCTTATAGGGATCACCTTGTCCTTATTCACTGGAAACTATTTAGCGCAAGGCGTATCGGATACGATGATCAACACGGAAAAAGGTCAAACTAACGAAGATTACTACATGTATCCTAATTCAAGCATGCACTCTAATTTGACTACAGATGATGTCCTTGCATCTTATCAAGTGTCATTGGATGCTTCATTTATCTTTTTATTCTATGGGGTAGGAATTGCGACGATTCTATTATCAACGATTCTACCGCTGATTTACATCATTCGATTGAATCCGAGAAAGATAATGTTGTAA
- a CDS encoding discoidin domain-containing protein: MLRKKGSILYFCALVVLLICMNPINGFAKQPESSYWYPEGLLEWSPENDPHAEFNRSSIPLAEREVLFNSNDTQQSDAKIVALSALNPNTSGVPSQGGNSFFANTFSYWQYVDLMVYWAGSAGEGIITPPSADVIDASHKNGVPILGNVFFPPKVYGGRDEWVDQMLAQREDGSFPAADKLLEVAEYYGFDGWFINQETEGGSAETAAKMQQFLIYLQENKQEEMHIMWYDSMVENGSINWQNYLTDRNKMFLQEDDTRVADSMFLNFWWWNNSQERSYNKALELGRSPYDLFAGIDVEANGTGSRVSWENLFPANGSPFASLGIYRPDWAFKTTDNMEDFYQKEQQFWVGEAGNPSQTHDNPESWKGMAHYFSETTVINKAPFITNFNTGSGKFFTIDGKVKSNKSWNNRSLQDVLPTWRWFTESKGEALQVDFDWDEAFYGGSSLKVSGNLSKENATHVKLYKTNIKVEKDTEIGVTFKGSSKQTNMKVGVSFLDDPASFTFFDVKKKSNGKWVTEDIKLKKFAGESIATISLYFESDKPVEDYSMNIGELKVLNKHDKTLPDMPSNVSVTDTVFKQGLYADISLKWEGSEDVKHYEIYRHLENGEKEFVGAVPNDVYYISDLRREQKENVTTLEVVSVNHNLTRSRSGALITFEWPAYPTPKAGFSVSKSIAAPGEDIQFFNESSEATEEVEWVFEGGDPVSSMEEDPIVTYMEEGVYPVKLIARNSEGEDVLLREAFITISEDAANIANVALNKSATASGQCSPTEAPQYAVDGKVTDNSKWCAIGSNSWLQIDLGEIYQLSSFVLKHAESGGEPAAFNTRAFTIEVSGDGEDWERVVAVTNNVGGVSEHTISLTEARYVRLSVQQPTQGGDQATRIFEFEVYGF, encoded by the coding sequence ATGTTGAGAAAGAAGGGTAGTATTCTATATTTCTGCGCATTAGTAGTTTTACTTATTTGTATGAATCCGATCAATGGTTTTGCAAAACAACCAGAATCCTCTTACTGGTACCCAGAGGGCTTGCTCGAATGGAGTCCGGAAAACGACCCTCATGCTGAATTCAATAGAAGTTCTATTCCTCTAGCTGAAAGGGAAGTCCTATTTAATAGTAATGATACACAACAATCAGATGCTAAAATAGTAGCCCTTTCTGCACTAAACCCTAACACGAGCGGGGTTCCATCACAAGGGGGGAACAGTTTTTTTGCTAATACGTTCAGCTATTGGCAGTATGTAGACTTAATGGTGTATTGGGCAGGCTCGGCTGGTGAAGGGATAATTACCCCTCCAAGTGCAGATGTTATCGATGCTTCTCATAAAAACGGTGTGCCTATTTTAGGAAACGTATTTTTTCCTCCAAAAGTATATGGTGGGAGAGATGAATGGGTAGATCAGATGCTTGCCCAGCGTGAGGATGGGTCTTTTCCAGCTGCGGACAAGCTATTGGAGGTAGCTGAATATTACGGCTTTGACGGTTGGTTCATCAATCAAGAAACAGAAGGTGGATCCGCTGAAACTGCTGCAAAGATGCAACAATTTCTAATCTATTTACAAGAAAACAAGCAAGAAGAGATGCACATTATGTGGTATGACTCCATGGTGGAAAACGGGAGCATCAATTGGCAGAATTACTTAACCGACCGCAATAAGATGTTTCTTCAAGAAGATGACACCAGGGTCGCAGACAGTATGTTCCTTAATTTCTGGTGGTGGAACAATAGCCAGGAACGTTCCTATAACAAAGCATTAGAGCTTGGGCGCAGTCCTTATGATTTATTTGCGGGAATTGATGTGGAGGCAAATGGAACGGGTTCAAGAGTGAGCTGGGAAAATCTTTTCCCTGCGAATGGTTCGCCGTTTGCATCCCTAGGCATCTATCGTCCGGATTGGGCGTTTAAGACGACCGATAATATGGAGGATTTTTATCAAAAAGAACAACAATTCTGGGTTGGGGAGGCAGGTAACCCAAGTCAAACCCATGATAATCCGGAAAGTTGGAAAGGGATGGCACATTATTTCAGTGAAACCACTGTGATCAATAAAGCCCCTTTTATAACAAATTTTAACACGGGTAGTGGGAAGTTCTTCACGATTGACGGAAAAGTAAAATCAAATAAGTCGTGGAATAACCGCAGTTTGCAGGATGTTTTACCAACTTGGCGTTGGTTTACGGAAAGTAAAGGGGAAGCACTACAGGTTGATTTTGATTGGGATGAAGCATTCTATGGTGGGAGCTCATTAAAAGTTTCAGGAAATCTGTCAAAGGAAAATGCGACACACGTAAAATTATACAAGACAAATATAAAGGTGGAAAAAGATACGGAAATAGGGGTTACATTTAAAGGATCCAGTAAACAGACGAATATGAAAGTAGGAGTCAGTTTCTTGGATGACCCCGCTTCCTTTACATTTTTCGATGTGAAGAAGAAAAGTAATGGGAAATGGGTTACAGAGGATATTAAGTTAAAGAAATTTGCTGGTGAAAGTATCGCAACGATTTCTTTATATTTCGAGAGTGATAAGCCAGTGGAAGACTATAGTATGAATATTGGTGAACTAAAGGTTCTGAATAAACATGACAAAACACTTCCTGACATGCCTTCTAATGTATCTGTGACAGATACTGTTTTTAAACAAGGGCTTTATGCAGATATTTCCTTGAAATGGGAAGGGTCGGAGGATGTCAAGCATTATGAGATTTACCGTCATTTAGAAAATGGTGAAAAGGAATTTGTAGGAGCGGTTCCCAATGATGTTTATTATATTTCCGACCTTAGAAGAGAGCAAAAGGAGAATGTGACAACCCTGGAAGTTGTATCTGTTAATCACAATCTAACAAGAAGTCGCTCCGGGGCACTCATCACTTTTGAATGGCCTGCCTATCCAACACCAAAAGCAGGCTTCTCTGTCAGTAAATCTATTGCTGCACCTGGGGAGGACATCCAATTCTTTAATGAGTCCTCGGAGGCAACTGAAGAGGTGGAATGGGTATTTGAAGGCGGAGATCCAGTGTCTAGCATGGAAGAAGACCCGATAGTTACTTATATGGAAGAGGGAGTTTATCCCGTGAAGTTAATAGCCAGGAACAGTGAAGGGGAAGATGTGCTCCTTAGAGAGGCATTCATCACCATTTCAGAGGATGCCGCTAATATTGCTAATGTAGCGTTAAATAAATCGGCTACTGCAAGTGGGCAATGTTCCCCAACTGAAGCACCGCAATATGCGGTGGACGGAAAAGTAACCGACAATAGTAAATGGTGCGCCATAGGTTCCAACAGTTGGTTACAAATAGATTTGGGAGAGATCTATCAGCTTTCCAGCTTTGTTTTGAAACATGCTGAATCGGGTGGAGAACCTGCTGCATTCAATACGAGGGCCTTTACCATCGAAGTGAGCGGAGATGGAGAAGATTGGGAAAGAGTGGTTGCTGTAACAAATAATGTTGGTGGAGTGAGTGAACATACGATCTCCTTAACAGAGGCAAGATACGTTCGCTTATCTGTCCAACAGCCAACACAAGGTGGGGATCAGGCAACAAGAATTTTTGAGTTCGAGGTATATGGATTTTAG
- a CDS encoding PASTA domain-containing protein: MSDFLSKFGKDNYDKLENEQKRSGEKKEQKSDDIQEEPKVETVPSTSSNSEKQPTQSRYYSNMVQGNADTDRSDEEVEVDADTDRSDEEVEVDPDYRRNKRRKQGIIIAGSVLAGILLFFIYYQMVHVKMDDFVGKPVSEARSWIADNDLEMELTQEFSTEYEENQIISQSVPEKDKVRKGKTVQFVSSKGADPEDVIPLPDFSTLSQADIISWIEENYAKNLKVVYEFSETIKQGEFIRLEIRDSNIAAEDYKRKDSAAVYLSKGEEVFAKDITVPDFTNKPKEEVEQWAKTNMIEMEYEEEDSNTIEANLVISQSVKAEEKIAKKDKMKVKVSLGKATIVPNFGDLTPDEASEQTGLVLSVKQKFHSDVSYGKLISQSVEAGTKLTGQEETAITVVYSLGRPYLRDYRGQLDGDLPRLFYEDYQSKGANVNYIVKYVDSPEIKGTIVGMSAFNQFIAMTYTVEVEISKNDSVSPVMAPMPGDMGDGE; the protein is encoded by the coding sequence ATGAGTGACTTTTTATCCAAGTTTGGTAAAGATAATTATGATAAATTAGAGAATGAGCAAAAGAGGTCTGGGGAAAAGAAGGAACAAAAAAGTGACGATATTCAAGAAGAGCCAAAAGTAGAGACGGTACCGTCAACTAGTAGTAATTCAGAAAAGCAACCTACACAAAGTAGATATTATTCTAATATGGTGCAAGGGAATGCTGACACCGATAGGTCAGATGAAGAAGTAGAGGTGGATGCTGACACCGATAGGTCAGATGAAGAAGTAGAGGTGGACCCTGACTATAGGAGAAATAAACGGCGTAAGCAAGGGATTATTATCGCCGGATCTGTTCTGGCCGGTATCCTACTCTTTTTCATATACTATCAAATGGTACATGTAAAGATGGATGACTTTGTGGGTAAGCCTGTTTCTGAAGCCCGTTCTTGGATAGCGGATAACGACTTAGAAATGGAATTAACCCAAGAATTTAGTACGGAGTATGAGGAAAACCAAATTATCTCTCAAAGTGTTCCAGAAAAAGATAAAGTTCGCAAAGGAAAAACGGTTCAATTTGTAAGTAGCAAAGGGGCAGATCCTGAAGATGTCATTCCACTTCCTGATTTTTCAACGCTATCTCAAGCTGATATTATAAGTTGGATTGAAGAAAATTATGCAAAGAATCTCAAAGTGGTATACGAATTCAGTGAAACAATTAAGCAAGGGGAATTCATCCGGCTGGAAATAAGAGATAGCAATATTGCGGCTGAGGATTATAAACGAAAAGATAGTGCTGCTGTGTACCTGTCTAAAGGAGAAGAAGTGTTTGCAAAGGATATCACGGTTCCGGACTTTACTAACAAACCAAAAGAAGAAGTGGAACAATGGGCCAAAACAAACATGATTGAGATGGAGTATGAAGAAGAAGATTCAAACACCATTGAAGCTAATCTGGTTATCAGTCAGAGTGTAAAAGCAGAGGAGAAAATTGCTAAGAAAGACAAAATGAAAGTGAAAGTCTCCTTAGGAAAGGCAACGATTGTGCCGAACTTCGGAGATCTTACACCGGATGAAGCGAGTGAACAAACAGGATTGGTGTTATCGGTAAAACAAAAATTCCACTCCGATGTCTCATATGGGAAACTCATTTCTCAATCGGTTGAAGCGGGTACAAAACTGACGGGTCAAGAGGAGACGGCCATCACTGTGGTGTATTCATTAGGACGCCCGTATTTAAGAGATTATCGTGGTCAATTAGATGGAGATTTACCACGTCTCTTTTATGAAGACTATCAATCTAAGGGAGCGAACGTGAATTATATTGTGAAATATGTCGACTCCCCAGAAATTAAGGGGACCATAGTCGGTATGAGTGCGTTTAATCAGTTTATTGCAATGACCTATACAGTTGAGGTAGAAATTAGTAAGAATGATTCTGTATCACCGGTAATGGCACCAATGCCAGGGGATATGGGCGATGGAGAGTAG
- a CDS encoding MFS transporter — MQSEKLTRQHWLLILTLSLLTFVLGTSEFVIVGILTEISSSLDMSNAKAGTLVSAFAITFAIATPIVMSATSHFPKRKWMLFLIGAFIIFNALCAVSTSYTMLLSFRILTAIVTGVLISLAMIVASETMPAAKRGLAISFVFGGFTLANVIGVPIGTVVASWFGWNSTFMLTTLLGVLAFVASYFVLPSKLSQVRSSIRDQFLLLTNPRILIAFFIPALGFGATYVVFTYLVPLLKGMGAPNYSISLILFAYGFISIFSNILAGKIASHNAIGRLRFVFLIQAVVLISLFWTTNHFGLGLVNIGLMSLMAILITTSTQLYLIDLAGIYQPKATGLAASLMPVASNVGIAFGSALGGLVYHQAGLIHVTWVGGIVAICASLLTFLSYYLDQRELSRGQAR; from the coding sequence ATGCAATCTGAAAAATTAACGAGGCAACACTGGTTGCTCATCTTAACACTTTCTTTATTAACGTTTGTCCTTGGTACAAGCGAGTTTGTTATTGTTGGGATCTTGACGGAGATTTCCTCAAGCCTTGATATGTCTAATGCAAAAGCTGGTACGCTTGTTTCTGCGTTTGCCATTACATTTGCCATCGCCACACCGATCGTGATGTCTGCAACAAGTCATTTTCCAAAGCGTAAATGGATGTTGTTTTTAATAGGGGCTTTCATTATTTTCAATGCGTTGTGCGCGGTTTCTACATCTTACACGATGCTACTTTCTTTTCGGATTTTGACAGCAATTGTGACGGGTGTTCTTATATCCCTAGCCATGATTGTGGCAAGTGAAACCATGCCGGCAGCAAAGCGGGGACTTGCCATATCTTTCGTGTTCGGCGGCTTTACGCTTGCGAACGTTATCGGGGTGCCGATTGGGACGGTTGTGGCATCATGGTTTGGATGGAATTCCACGTTCATGCTGACGACTTTATTGGGAGTACTGGCATTCGTAGCATCTTATTTCGTGCTGCCAAGCAAGCTCAGCCAGGTCCGAAGCTCGATTCGGGATCAGTTCTTGTTGCTGACCAACCCTAGAATCTTGATTGCCTTTTTCATTCCCGCTCTCGGATTCGGGGCAACCTATGTCGTGTTCACATATCTTGTTCCGCTTCTGAAGGGAATGGGAGCACCAAACTATTCCATCAGTTTAATTCTTTTTGCATATGGATTCATCTCGATTTTCAGCAATATTTTGGCAGGTAAAATAGCCAGCCATAATGCAATCGGTCGCCTTCGTTTTGTGTTTCTCATTCAGGCGGTTGTTCTGATAAGCTTATTTTGGACTACCAACCATTTCGGGCTGGGACTTGTAAACATTGGATTGATGTCGTTAATGGCCATTCTCATAACCACATCCACCCAGCTCTACCTGATAGACCTTGCTGGAATCTATCAACCAAAAGCAACTGGGCTCGCCGCCTCCCTCATGCCTGTGGCAAGCAACGTCGGCATCGCTTTTGGATCAGCCCTGGGTGGGTTAGTCTACCATCAAGCCGGCCTCATTCATGTGACATGGGTTGGCGGTATTGTTGCTATATGTGCGAGTCTTCTTACGTTCCTTAGTTATTATTTGGATCAGAGGGAGCTATCGAGGGGACAAGCGCGCTGA
- a CDS encoding glycoside hydrolase family 1 protein, translating into MEKFPEHFLWGAASSGPQLEGASDMHGKAPTVWDHWFQTEPERFYQQIGPQKVSDFYTNYKTDILTMRDIGFNSYRTSISWARLLPDGKNVNEKAVYFYRDVFTRLKDNGVKPIINLFHFDMPLYLHEKGGWENRDIVQDFGYYAKTAFDCFGDLVEDWVTFNEPIVPIEMGYLNDKHLPAIVDLKRAFQAGFHTILSHAQAVKVFKENYYKGKIGIILNLTPSYPRSADPVDLKAANWADILFNRSFLDPAVHGTFPVELKEFMQEEQIILNCRAEDFTLIKQHKIDFLGVNYYQPRRVQAGEKGVNGEVLQNYFTPYKWPNAKMNPHRGWEIYEKGLYDIALRIRDEYLNIPWYVAENGIGVEGEEQYLNMSGEVQDDYRIEFVENHLRWLQKGIKEGSNCYGYHVWTFIDNWSWLNEYKNRYGLIRLDLETMDRHKKKSAYWFAELAKENALPDKWVK; encoded by the coding sequence ATGGAAAAATTCCCGGAACATTTTTTATGGGGGGCTGCATCTTCTGGACCACAGCTTGAAGGGGCTTCGGATATGCATGGAAAAGCGCCAACAGTGTGGGATCATTGGTTTCAAACAGAACCAGAAAGATTCTATCAACAAATAGGTCCCCAAAAAGTCTCTGATTTTTACACCAACTATAAAACTGATATTTTAACCATGAGAGATATTGGTTTTAATTCCTATAGGACGTCTATTTCATGGGCGCGACTGCTGCCAGATGGAAAGAATGTAAATGAAAAGGCTGTTTACTTTTACCGAGATGTTTTTACAAGGTTAAAAGATAACGGTGTGAAGCCAATCATAAATTTATTTCACTTTGATATGCCACTTTATCTGCATGAGAAAGGTGGTTGGGAGAATCGCGATATCGTTCAAGATTTTGGCTATTATGCTAAAACTGCTTTTGATTGTTTTGGGGATTTGGTAGAAGATTGGGTGACATTTAACGAACCAATTGTTCCGATAGAAATGGGATATTTAAATGATAAACACTTACCGGCCATAGTTGATTTAAAGAGAGCTTTCCAAGCTGGATTCCATACGATACTTTCTCATGCTCAAGCAGTGAAAGTATTTAAAGAGAATTACTATAAAGGCAAAATAGGGATTATTTTAAACTTAACACCTAGCTATCCCCGCAGTGCTGATCCTGTTGATCTAAAGGCAGCAAATTGGGCGGATATCTTGTTTAACAGAAGTTTCCTAGATCCAGCTGTTCACGGAACTTTTCCTGTAGAGCTAAAGGAATTTATGCAGGAGGAACAAATAATTCTAAACTGCAGGGCGGAGGACTTTACGTTAATAAAACAACACAAAATTGACTTTCTAGGTGTAAATTACTATCAACCTAGAAGGGTGCAAGCTGGGGAGAAAGGCGTCAATGGCGAAGTATTACAAAATTACTTTACGCCATATAAGTGGCCAAATGCCAAAATGAATCCACATAGGGGCTGGGAAATATACGAAAAAGGCTTGTATGATATCGCGCTCAGGATACGTGATGAATATTTGAACATTCCTTGGTATGTTGCCGAAAATGGGATCGGCGTGGAAGGAGAAGAACAATACCTTAATATGAGCGGTGAAGTGCAAGACGATTATCGAATAGAGTTTGTGGAAAATCATCTGCGTTGGTTACAAAAAGGAATCAAAGAAGGATCCAACTGTTATGGATATCACGTATGGACGTTCATTGATAATTGGTCTTGGCTCAATGAATATAAGAATCGTTACGGATTAATAAGACTAGATTTAGAAACGATGGATCGCCATAAGAAAAAAAGTGCATATTGGTTTGCTGAATTAGCGAAGGAAAATGCTCTTCCGGATAAATGGGTGAAATGA
- a CDS encoding DinB family protein codes for MTHAKEVLADQLLANANDRSWYVSFAEAVEGLKEEDAFWKPNDNSNSIAEIVWHLLFWNNVWQKRYRADDVKAVPSVENNEESFLIPEEYSFDRMKTELLEGLLAWQEILTEEKLCGDATGFPVEAKWWHLISNATTHNAYHIGQILYIRKLQGSWNEVVK; via the coding sequence ATGACACATGCAAAAGAAGTACTTGCTGATCAGCTGTTGGCCAATGCCAATGATAGGAGTTGGTATGTTTCCTTTGCGGAAGCGGTAGAAGGGCTTAAAGAAGAGGATGCGTTTTGGAAACCGAATGATAATTCGAACAGTATTGCGGAGATAGTTTGGCACCTTTTGTTTTGGAATAATGTTTGGCAAAAGCGTTATCGAGCCGATGATGTTAAAGCCGTTCCGTCCGTTGAGAATAATGAAGAGAGCTTCCTTATCCCTGAAGAATACAGCTTTGATCGAATGAAAACGGAGTTGCTTGAAGGTCTATTGGCTTGGCAGGAAATCCTTACGGAAGAAAAGCTGTGCGGAGATGCCACTGGTTTTCCAGTGGAAGCGAAATGGTGGCATTTAATAAGCAACGCTACCACTCATAACGCCTATCACATCGGACAGATCCTATACATTCGGAAGCTGCAGGGAAGTTGGAATGAAGTGGTTAAGTGA